From the genome of Eublepharis macularius isolate TG4126 chromosome 12, MPM_Emac_v1.0, whole genome shotgun sequence, one region includes:
- the LOC129339443 gene encoding vomeronasal type-2 receptor 26-like, which translates to MAQKRTPHLGVWHATQGEGTPGSMPLLPARSVPKNYQHNLALAFGVKEINENPNLLPNITLGFQILNSYYVPWMTYKATLSLLSTQWKFVPNFKCDRKNKLITIIGGLTADISVNTATIISIYKMPQLTYGIFSQEHGDEILFPYLYEMVPNEGSQYIGVVCLLQHFRWTWIGLVAGDDDDGDRFLETMVPILTENGICFDFAVRLPKLAYLQETIDLLYEQGNIFTIHNKTKANVYFVYSVPAAVFALRMLLFLAPLVALPPAHKVWILTCQWDFASFSFEKNWDIETFHGALSFTVHSKQPPGFQEFLQDVNPTWAKGDGFMKNFWEQAFSCSLQNSEVLKDSNTNCTSDEKLESIPMILFEMSMMGHSYNVYNAVHAVAHALHGIYISRSKHRRLVEGENVHPWQIHHFLRSIVFNNSAGDTLCFHENGELKTEFDVTNWVTFKNGSFARVKVGRLDPWAPAGKELTLKDEQIVWHKTFTQGWPVSVCNDPCYPGSSRKKKEGEQFCCYACDPCPEGMISDQMDMDACINCPQDQFPNKHQSQCVDKVISFLSYKEPLGIILALLAISSSLITALVFTIFLKHQDTPIVKANNQNLSYILLISLLLCFLCSLLFIGQPVKVTCLLRQMTFGIVFSVALSSILAKTITVVLAFMATKPGSRMRKWVGKRLANSIVLSCSFIQAAICTLWLSTSPPFEDRDMNSLRGEIILECNEGSAAMFYFVLGYMGFLAIVSFTVAFLARKLPDSFNEAKFITFSMLVFCSVWVTFVPTYLSTKGKSMVAVEIFSILASSAGLLGCIFSPKCYIIVLRPELNNREQIIRGEI; encoded by the exons ATGGCGCAGAAGCGCACCCCGCATCTAGGGGTGTGGCACGCCACCCAGGGAGAGGGCACTCCAGGGAGTAtgcccctcctgccagccag GTCAGTGCCAAAGAACTACCAGCATAACTTGGCCTTGGCATTTGGAGTAAAAGAGATCAATGAGAATCCCAATCTCTTACCTAACATCACGTTGGGTTTCCAAATCCTTAACAGCTACTATGTTCCATGGATGACCTACAAAGCCACCCTGAGCTTGCTTTCCACACAGTGGAAGTTTGTGCCCAATTTCAAGTGTGATAGAAAAAACAAACTCATAACAATCATTGGAGGACTTACCGCAGACATTTCGGTGAATACTGCTACTATCATTTCCATCTACAAGATGCCACAG CTCACTTATGGAATATTTTCCCAAGAACATGGTGATGAAATACTGTTTCCTTATCTGTATGAGATGGTCCCAAATGAAGGCTCTCAATATATAGGAGTTGTTTGTTTACTTCAGCATTTTAGATGGACATGGATTGGGCTTGTAGCtggggatgatgatgatggggaCAGATTTCTGGAAACCATGGTACCAATCCTTACTGAGAATGGCATCTGTTTTGACTTTGCTGTAAGATTGCCCAAACTAGCTTATCTGCAGGAAACAATAGACTTGCTTTATGAGCAAGGGAATATTTTCACAATTCACAATAAGACCAAAGCTAATGTATATTTTGTATATTCAGTACCAGCAGCTGTGTTTGCTTTGAGAATGTTACTATTTCTAGCACCTTTGGTTGCTTTGCCACCTGCACATAAAGTTTGGATTCTTACATGCCAATGGGATTTTGCATCGTTTTCCTTCGAAAAGAATTGGGACATAGAAACTTTCCATGGTGCCCTATCCTTCACAGTGCACTCCAAGCAGCCACCTGGATTCCAAGAATTCCTTCAGGATGTCAATCCTACCTGGGCAAAAGGAGATGGTTTCATGAAGAACTTCTGGGAGCAGGCATTCAGTTGTTCACTGCAAAATTCAGAGGTACTCAAAGACAGCAACACAAACTGCACTAGTGACGAGAAGCTAGAAAGCATTCCAATGATTTTGTTTGAAATGAGCATGATGGGCCACAGTTACAATGTCTACAATGCTGTtcatgctgtggcacatgctttACATGGCATCTACATATCCAGATCCAAGCATCGAAGACTTGTAGAAGGAGAGAATGTGCACCCTTGGCAG ATCCATCATTTTCTGCGGAGTATTGTGTTCAATAACAGTGCTGGAGACACTCTGTGTTTCCATGAAAATGGAGAACTGAAAACTGAATTTGATGTAACAAACTGGGTAACGTTCAAGAACGGCTCTTTTGCTAGAGTAAAAGTGGGACGATTGGATCCCTGGGCTCCtgcagggaaagagttaacccTTAAAGATGAGCAAATTGTGTGGCATAAAACTTTTACCCAG GGCTGGCCTGTTTCGGTGTGCAATGACCCCTGCTATCCTGGTTCCAGtaggaaaaagaaggaaggagagcaattTTGCTGCTATGCTTGTGATCCATGTCCAGAAGGAATGATCTCTGATCAGATGG ACATGGATGCCTGCATTAACTGTCCGCAAGATCAGTTTCCCAACAAACACCAAAGTCAGTGTGTTGACAAGGTCATAAGCTTCCTCTCGTACAAAGAACCTTTAGGGATCATCTTGGCCCTGTTGGCTATTTCTTCTTCACTAATCACAGCTTTGGTATTCACAATCTTTTTGAAGCATCAAGACACccccattgtcaaagccaacaaccagaACCTCTCCTACATTCTCCTTATTTCCCTCCTTCTTTGTTTCCTCTGCTCCTTGCTCTTCATTGGGCAGCCTGTAAAagtgacctgccttctccggCAAATGACTTTTGGCATCGTCTTCTCTGTAGCCCTTTCCAGCATATtagccaaaaccatcactgtggttctgGCCTTCATGGCTACAAAACCAGGATCtaggatgaggaaatgggtggggaaaagattGGCAAATTCAATTGTCCTTTCTTGTTCGTTTATTCAAGCAGCTATTTGTACTCTTTGGCTAAGTACGTCCCCTCCGTTTGAAGATCGGGACATGAACTCACTAAGGGGGGAAATCATACTGGAATGTAATGAGGGCTCAGCTGCCATGTTTTACTTTGTCCTGGGCTATATGGGCTTTTTGGCCATAGTCAGCTTCACAGTGGCTTTCCTGGCCAGAAAGTTACCTGACAGCTTCAATGAAGCCAAAtttatcaccttcagcatgctggtcttttgCAGTGTGTGGGTGACCTTTGttccaacctacctgagcacTAAGGGGAAAtccatggtggccgtggagatcttctccatcttggcttcAAGTGCTGGTTTGCTGGGgtgcattttttccccaaaatgcTACATCATTGTACTGAGGCCGGAACTGAACAACAGAGAACAGATAATAAGGGGGGAAATTTAA